A stretch of Geminocystis sp. NIES-3708 DNA encodes these proteins:
- a CDS encoding helix-turn-helix domain-containing protein: MSDFARISASPHILAMEVARKKFKLPPVRKIDESLIYQDYPTLKLSKKDVNNIIELIEGGFSVKEIAEAYDVTESTIRYHLQRRNQKIA, from the coding sequence GTGTCCGATTTCGCGCGTATCTCGGCTTCCCCCCATATTTTGGCGATGGAGGTTGCTCGTAAAAAGTTTAAGCTACCCCCAGTCAGAAAAATTGACGAAAGCCTTATTTACCAAGATTACCCAACCCTCAAACTTTCTAAGAAAGATGTTAATAACATCATCGAATTAATTGAAGGTGGTTTTTCAGTCAAAGAGATAGCAGAAGCATACGATGTTACTGAATCTACTATCCGCTACCATCTACAACGTCGAAATCAAAAGATAGCGTAA